From one Colletotrichum destructivum chromosome 3, complete sequence genomic stretch:
- a CDS encoding uncharacterized protein (Putative zn(2)Cys(6) fungal-type DNA-binding domain, transcription factor domain, fungi), with translation MRKPSACAACRARRRRCQTRQGLVDCIYCSERGLKCDQRPPEGGYYEQRENQRRQRQEEQQGRSQQGYVASASSPGSRAGGQCARCQTAPPPPPPHATLPPLPVRLELLRLYFDYIHDQFHSLFHRPSFVEDALGDRVPHGILYGICALSARFSTDPTLADVDPRHRAQGYLQAAEGFFNIRDVSLTTIQLCVLIGAAWTADGNGEAENIYYGVACRMAQLLDLPNRPATSLLEREINIRVWWSLCMIDVWSSTAVKLPKLLPARSDIPLPMDDLPFVSLSRSGASSSSAASAGPAAAAAGVSAAGATLLSGQSSQHLSQMVRLNRILLDVNDFNQRCVAENPDWDALESGVEALHARMEGWLAALPDNMRDTPENFAWFAARGLGRTFAAVYLGYYHFGQLLYYQFLYGAGTTTAINPTASASVARRDSYATRCKEHAARLCDVVYRAQTTAGADVRYTMAAHVLVIASTVQIHTLLLSGDEVDISLARRRLERNYELLLQLRCYWPTVDRAISRLRAFHETARTSIDTSFVLDRWMLRFLVEFAEPMEEKEAATGTSRRGDGEEMESLWTMEGLPR, from the exons ATGCGGAAACCCTCGGCTTGTGCTGCCTGCCG ggcccgccggcgcaGATGCCAAACCCGGCAAGGCCTCGTCGACTGCATATACTGCAGCGAGAGAGGTCTCAAATGCGACCAAAGGCCCCCCGAGGGCGGCTACTACGAGCAGCGGGAGAACCAGCGTAGACAGCGTCAGGAAGAGCAGCAAGGCCGGTCGCAGCAGGGATACGTCGCGAGTGCGTCGTCGCCCGGTTCCCGCGCCGGTGGCCAGTGTGCCCGGTGTCAGACGgctcctccaccccctcctccgcatGCCACGCTCCCTCCCCTGCCGGTGCGTCTGGAGCTGCTGAGACTCTACTTCGACTACATCCATGACCAGTTCCACTCCCTGTTCCATCGGCCGAGCTtcgtcgaggatgcgctCGGCGACCGAGTCCCCCACGGTATCCTGTACGGCATCTGCGCCCTGTCTGCAAG ATTCTCGACGGATCCGACTTtggccgacgtcgacccTCGGCATAGAGCACAGGGGTACTTacaggccgccgaggggTTTTTCAACATCCGCGACGTGTCGTTGACTACGATACAGCTCTGCGTGTTGATAGGAGCAGCCTGGACCGCTGATGGCAATGGGGAGGCCGAGAACATCTACTACGGCGTCGCATGCCGCATGGCGCAACTCCTGGACCTACCCAACAGACCGGCAACCAGTCTGCTGGAACGGGAGATCAATATACGGG tCTGGTGGTCACTCTGCATGATTGACGTGTGGTCATCCACCGCGGTGAAGCTGCCCAAGCTGCTGCCGGCGAGATCCGACATCCCCCTGCCGATGGACGATCTGCCGTTCGTGTCGTTGAGCCGCAGCGGTgcgtcatcatcgtccgcTGCGTCCGCGGGtccggcggctgctgctgccggtgTGTCCGCCGCGGGTGCGACGCTGCTGTCGGGACAGAGCTCGCAGCACCTCTCGCAGATGGTGCGGCTCAACAGGATCCTGCTCGACGTCAACGACTTCAACCAGCGGTGCGTCGCCGAGAACCCGGACTGGGACGCGCTCGAGAGCGGCGTGGAGGCGCTCCACGCGCGCATGGAGGGCTGGCTCGCGGCGCTGCCGGACAACATGCGCGACACGCCCGAGAACTTTGCGTGGTTCGCGGCGCGGGGGCTCGGGCGGACGTTCGCGGCCGTGTATCTCGGATACTACCACTTCGGCCAGCTGTTGTACTACCAGTTCCTGTACGGCGCgggcacgacgacggccatcaacccgacggcgtcggcgtcggtggcgcGGCGGGACTCGTACGCAACGCGGTGCAAGGAGCACGCGGCGAGGCTGTGCGACGTCGTGTACCGCGCGCAGACaacggccggcgccgacgtgcgGTAtacgatggcggcgcacgTCTTGGTGATCGCGTCGACGGTGCAGATCCACACGCTGCTGCTCAGTGGTGACGAAGTCGACATCAGCctggcgcggcggcgtctcgAGAGGAACTATGAGCTGCTCCTGCAGCTGCGGTGCTACTGGCCAACCGTCGACCGGGCCATCAGCCGGCTGAGGGCGTTCCACGAGACGGCGCGGACGAGCATCGACACTAGCTTCGTGCTGGACCGCTGGATGCTGCGGTTCCTGGTCGAGTTTGCCGAACcgatggaggagaaggaggccgcgACCGGAACAAGCCGGCGCGGAGATGGGGAGGAGATGGAGTCGCTGTGGACGATGGAGGGGCTGCCGCGGTGA
- a CDS encoding Putative major facilitator, sugar transporter, major facilitator superfamily, translating into MAHQDKAVGAEVLPAVSHHNDQGEAITAMQNERQMSVRDSFRFWPKAILFSFIISLAIIMEGYDTNLMSNFYVFPAFMKRYGDQIGPDGEPLISARWQTIINNGTQVGSIIGLIINGFITEWIGYKKTMIVSMIAMIGAVFIPFFSNGLPMFLAGALIQGVPWGIFQTLAVTYAADICPMSLRGYMTSWVNMCWVIGQLISSGMLRGLLQIDNEWGYRIPFAIQWVWPVPIIIGTLFAPESPWWLVRQNRLEEAKESVRRLTSPQSGVEFDLDAHIEMMRLTNQFEIEVSSGAHYWDCFRGVDLRRTEIACMVWLTQSFCGVPFMGYGTQFMINAGLSNENGFTMSLIQNCIGLIGCIIAWYIMTHIGRRTLYLAGLSAMFVILIVIGGIGIPQDEAGLPARSWAVGSLIIVMLFAFQLSVGPSCYTLVAEVPSTRLRVKTVALSRAFYNSGGFIVNAIQPKIVGVNDWNWGARGGFFWAGITLLFLTWTFFRLPEPFGLTYSELDLLFEHRVGARHFSQEAADSLRPQLEEVANRNEKVTAVVSHQES; encoded by the exons ATGGCTCACCAAGACAAGGCCGTGGGCGCCGAGGTGCTTCCAGCCGTCAGCCACCACAATGACCAGGGCGAGGCCATCACGGCCATGCAGAACGAGCGCCAGATGAGCGTCAGGGACTCGTTCCGCTTCTGGCCCAAGGCGattctcttctccttcatcatttccctcgccatcatcatggaG GGTTATGACACAAACTTGATGAGCAACTTCTATGTCTTCCCGGCCTTCATGAAGAGATACGGCGACCAGATCGGTCCTGACGGAGAACCTCTGATCTCGGCCCGCTGGCAGACTatcatcaacaacggcaCCCAGGTCGGTTCCATCATcggcctcatcatcaacGGCTTCATCACCGAGTGGATCGGCTACAAGAAGACTATGATCGTCTCCATGATTGCCATgatcggcgccgtcttcatccccttcttctccaacggCCTGCCCATGTTCTTGGCCGGAGCCCTGATCCAGGGTGTGCCGTGGGGTATCTTCCAGACCCTCGCCGTTACctacgccgccgacatcTGCCCCATGTCCTTGAGAGGTTACATGACATCCTGGGT CAACATGTGCTGGGTCATCGGACAGCTGATCAGCAGTGGCATGCTCCGCGGACTGCTGCAAATCGACAACGAGTGGGGATACCGCATCC CCTTCGCCATCCAATGGGTCTGGCCCGttcccatcatcatcggcacGCTCTTCGCCCCCGAGAGCCCCTGGTGGCTCGTCCGCCAGAACCGCCTCGAAGAGGCCAAGGAGTCGGTCCGCCGGCTGACGTCCCCCCAGAGCGGCGTCGagttcgacctcgacgcccacATTGAGATGATGCGCCTCACGAACCAGTTCGAGATCGAGGTCAGCTCGGGCGCCCACTACTGGGACTGcttccgcggcgtcgacctccGCCGCACCGAGATTGCATGCATGGTCTGGCTGACCCAGTCCTTCTGCGGCGTGCCCTTCATGGGCTACGGCACCCAGTTCATGATCAACGCCGGCCTCAGCAACGAGAACGGCTTCACCATGAGCCTGATCCAGAACTGCATCGGCCTCATCGGCTGCATCATCGCCTGGTACATCATGACCCACATCGGCCGCCGCACGCTGtacctcgccggcctgtccGCCATgttcgtcatcctcatcgtcatcggcggcatcggcatcccccaggacgaggccggcctgcctGCGAGGTCCTGGGCCGTCGGCTCCCTCATCATTGTCATGCTCTTCGCCTTCCAGCTCAGCGTCGGCCCTTCGTGCTAcaccctcgtcgccgaggtgccctCCACCCGCCTCCGCGTCAAGACTGTCGCCCTCTCGCGCGCCTTCTACAACTCGGGCGGCTTCATCGTCAATGCCATCCAGCCCAAGatcgtcggcgtcaacgACTGGAACTGGGGCGCCCgcggcggcttcttctgGGCCGGCATCACCCTGCTGTTCCTGACCTGGACCTTCTTCCGCCTCCCGGAGCCCTTTGGCCTCACTTACTCGGAGCTCGACCTGCTGTTCGAGCACCGCGTCGGCGCCCGTCACTTCTCGCAGGAGGCCGCCGATTCTCTGCGCCCGCAGCTGGAGGAGGTCGCCAACCGCAATGAGAAGGTGACCGCTGTCGTGAGCCATCAGGAGAGTTAG